In Synechococcus sp. A18-25c, a single window of DNA contains:
- a CDS encoding MFS transporter, giving the protein MSGSSLNSPEPALPTGGNPEGPRGLQTVVRFDGFRRLWIGQIFSQLADKFYIVLMVYLIAQYWVTSTPQENGALAEIASAIRMDFETRAQRITLLATGVYVANTIPAMVLGSVAGVWVDRWPKRRVMVASNGLRALLVVLTPFFLLPGPHWLGLSWGYWALLVMTFLESVLTQFFAPAEQAAIPLLVPQEHLLAANSLYQATSMGATIVGFALGDPILRGLDSLFQGIGLKGGEFLLLPFCYGMAAISLSTIRMREQPRAHQGESVWKEIVAGLQVLRERASVRTAMVHLVLLYSLLAALYVLAISLASAIQGLGPTGFGSLLAMSGLGMAIGAVVVAQVGHGFSRRRLAAAGLGAITWSLVLLGQLRGNLTYTLGLCTLLGIGAALVAIPAQTTIQEDTPESQRGRVFGLQNNLINIALSLPLVLAGALVSSVGLLPVLWILAGLALVAALIERPWQRC; this is encoded by the coding sequence CGCTCCCCACCGGTGGAAACCCGGAGGGTCCTCGGGGCCTGCAGACGGTGGTGCGCTTCGACGGCTTTCGCCGTCTCTGGATTGGCCAGATCTTTTCGCAACTGGCGGACAAGTTCTACATCGTTTTGATGGTGTACCTGATCGCCCAGTACTGGGTGACCAGCACACCGCAGGAAAATGGCGCCCTCGCGGAAATTGCATCAGCGATCCGCATGGACTTCGAGACCCGTGCGCAACGGATCACACTGCTGGCAACAGGGGTTTACGTCGCCAACACGATCCCAGCCATGGTGTTGGGTTCGGTCGCGGGAGTCTGGGTCGACCGATGGCCCAAACGGCGGGTGATGGTCGCTTCAAACGGATTACGCGCTCTGCTCGTGGTGTTGACCCCGTTTTTCTTGCTGCCAGGGCCCCATTGGCTCGGCCTCAGCTGGGGGTACTGGGCCCTGCTGGTCATGACCTTTCTGGAATCGGTGCTCACCCAGTTCTTCGCACCGGCAGAGCAGGCTGCCATTCCGCTGTTGGTGCCGCAGGAGCACCTCTTGGCAGCCAATTCGCTTTACCAAGCCACCAGCATGGGAGCCACGATTGTTGGCTTCGCTCTAGGAGATCCGATCCTGCGGGGACTGGACAGCCTCTTCCAAGGCATTGGCCTCAAGGGTGGTGAATTTCTGCTTCTGCCGTTTTGCTATGGCATGGCGGCCATCTCGCTGAGCACGATCCGGATGCGTGAACAGCCCCGAGCCCATCAAGGGGAATCGGTCTGGAAAGAAATCGTGGCGGGGCTTCAGGTCCTGCGTGAACGCGCCTCGGTGCGGACGGCCATGGTGCATTTGGTGCTGCTCTACAGCCTCCTGGCCGCGCTCTACGTCCTGGCCATCAGCTTGGCGTCCGCCATTCAGGGTCTTGGCCCCACCGGCTTCGGAAGCCTGCTAGCCATGAGCGGGCTCGGGATGGCCATCGGGGCCGTCGTGGTGGCACAGGTGGGCCATGGATTCAGCCGCCGCCGCCTGGCAGCCGCGGGACTGGGCGCGATCACCTGGAGCCTCGTGCTGCTTGGGCAACTGCGCGGCAATCTCACTTACACCCTCGGGCTCTGCACACTGCTCGGCATCGGTGCCGCTCTGGTGGCCATCCCCGCGCAAACCACGATCCAGGAGGACACGCCTGAATCACAGCGCGGCCGCGTGTTCGGGCTGCAGAACAATCTGATCAACATTGCCCTCAGCCTTCCTCTTGTGCTGGCAGGCGCTTTGGTGAGCAGTGTGGGGCTGCTGCCGGTGTTATGGATCCTGGCGGGCCTGGCGCTGGTGGCCGCCTTGATCGAGCGCCCCTGGCAGCGCTGCTAG
- a CDS encoding glycosyltransferase family 4 protein produces the protein MTHIAWLGKKTPFCGNVTYGLSTTEALKARGHQTSFIHFDNPKAPGSSTSLLANDPDVSLPYLVKSQVYTIPSPGAQRELRDSLDRLQPDLVHASLTLSPLDFRLPELCQQLQVPLVATFHPPFDAGLRNLTAGTQQLTYQLYAPALARYDRVIVFSELQADVLARLGVREDRLAVIPNGVDIAQWRPADAMPSAIGSQLQRVRSRLGTERVFLYMGRISTEKNVEALLQAWRLVDTPGCRLVIVGDGPLRSTLQNSYGQMDNVLWWGYEPDLATRVALLQSAEVFLLPSLVEGLSLALLEAMASGCACVATDAGADGEVLAGGAGIVMNTLGVTSQLRTLLPVLRDQPVLTQALGRQARQRVMERYTMARNIDALERLYGELTRTAPLAA, from the coding sequence TTGACGCATATTGCCTGGCTGGGCAAAAAAACTCCGTTCTGCGGCAATGTCACCTACGGGCTGAGCACAACGGAAGCCCTGAAGGCCCGTGGTCATCAGACCAGCTTCATTCATTTCGACAATCCAAAAGCCCCAGGCAGCAGTACCTCCCTCCTGGCCAACGATCCGGATGTAAGCCTGCCCTACCTCGTGAAATCGCAGGTTTATACGATCCCTTCTCCTGGAGCACAGCGCGAGCTACGGGATTCGCTTGATCGCCTCCAGCCAGATCTGGTGCATGCCAGCCTCACCCTCTCGCCGCTGGATTTCCGACTTCCCGAGCTCTGCCAGCAGCTGCAGGTTCCCTTGGTGGCCACCTTCCACCCTCCCTTCGATGCCGGCCTGCGCAACCTCACAGCAGGAACACAGCAGCTCACGTACCAGCTGTATGCCCCTGCTCTAGCCCGTTATGACCGGGTGATTGTGTTCTCTGAGCTGCAAGCCGATGTGCTTGCACGCCTGGGAGTCCGCGAGGATCGCCTGGCGGTGATCCCCAACGGAGTCGACATAGCTCAGTGGAGACCGGCCGATGCCATGCCCTCTGCGATTGGAAGTCAGCTGCAGAGGGTGCGCTCACGCCTCGGAACGGAGCGCGTTTTCCTCTACATGGGACGGATCTCCACTGAAAAGAACGTGGAAGCGCTGTTGCAGGCTTGGCGACTTGTGGACACGCCAGGCTGTCGTCTGGTCATCGTTGGCGATGGTCCGCTGCGCAGCACGTTGCAGAACAGCTACGGCCAGATGGACAACGTGCTGTGGTGGGGCTACGAGCCAGACCTCGCCACGCGCGTGGCACTGTTGCAATCCGCCGAAGTCTTCCTGCTGCCATCGTTAGTAGAAGGCTTATCGCTGGCATTGCTAGAGGCCATGGCCAGCGGATGCGCCTGCGTGGCCACGGATGCTGGGGCCGACGGTGAGGTACTCGCCGGAGGAGCCGGCATTGTGATGAACACCCTGGGAGTCACCAGTCAGCTGCGCACGCTGCTCCCCGTGCTTCGGGATCAACCGGTGCTCACCCAAGCACTGGGGAGACAGGCACGCCAGCGGGTCATGGAGCGCTACACGATGGCTCGCAACATCGATGCGCTTGAACGCCTCTACGGCGAACTCACACGCACCGCACCTCTCGCGGCTTAG